CCGCCCCATGCTCGCCGGGACGAGCAGCAGGATTGATGCGCCACGTGAGCGCAACTTCACCCCTGTCTCTTCCCGGGCGGATGGAGGATCCGGGCTTCTTCCTGGCTTACCCGGGCCTCCGGGAGTGATAAACCGCCCGGACTTCCTCTCTACTCATCCAGAAAGGCCTTCGCATGCTGCTGCAGGGCAAGAAGCTCCTCATTACCGGAGTGCTCACCCCCCAGTCGCTCGCCTACGGTATCGCCGAGCACGCGCTGGAGCAGGGGGCGGACATCATCCTCACCGGGTTCGGCCGGGCGCGCTCCCTCACGGAGCGCAGCGCCAAGCGCCTCAAGGCGGGTACCGAAGTGCTGGAGCTGGATGTTTCCAACCCCGCCCACTTTCCCGCCCTCACCGAGGCGCTGCGCCAGCGCTGGGGCCGGGTGGACGGCGTGCTGCACTCCATCGCCTACGCCCCCGAGGACGCGCTCGGCGGCAACTTCCTCAACACCCCCTGGGAGAGTGTGCAGACGGCGTTCCGCATCTCGGCGTTCTCCCTCAAGGAGCTGGCCGTGGCGGCCCTGCCGCTGATGACCCAGGGCGGCTCCATCGTCACGCTGGACTTCGACAACCGCGTGGCCTGGCCCATCTACGACTGGATGGGGGTGTGCAAGGCGGCCCTGGAGGCCACCGTGCGCTACCTGGCGCGCGACCTGGGCCCCAAGGGCATCCGGGTCAATGCCCTGGCCGCCGGCCCGCTGGCCACCGTGGCCGCCAAGGGCATTCCGGGCTTCAAGGCCCTCGAGAAGGGGTGGGGCACCCAGGCCCCCCTGGGCTGGGATGCGCGCACCAGCCATGACATGGTGGCCCGCACCGCAT
This is a stretch of genomic DNA from Archangium violaceum. It encodes these proteins:
- the fabI gene encoding enoyl-ACP reductase FabI, whose translation is MLLQGKKLLITGVLTPQSLAYGIAEHALEQGADIILTGFGRARSLTERSAKRLKAGTEVLELDVSNPAHFPALTEALRQRWGRVDGVLHSIAYAPEDALGGNFLNTPWESVQTAFRISAFSLKELAVAALPLMTQGGSIVTLDFDNRVAWPIYDWMGVCKAALEATVRYLARDLGPKGIRVNALAAGPLATVAAKGIPGFKALEKGWGTQAPLGWDARTSHDMVARTACALLSDWLPSTTGEMVHVDGGYHAIGAPPVSPDPEEKEGGGESGSPGSAG